A stretch of Aedes aegypti strain LVP_AGWG chromosome 2, AaegL5.0 Primary Assembly, whole genome shotgun sequence DNA encodes these proteins:
- the LOC5569519 gene encoding putative E3 ubiquitin-protein ligase UBR7, which produces MEPNNSETAGTSNPDRSWVTLGEILKEQEELEAESDAVLGGSDEKNCTYSRGYIGRQALYACMTCMPESRVNEEKRAGVCLACSYQCHEGHDLIELYTKRNFRCDCGGKRMPDVRCKLDPLKIEANTLNLYNQNFSGTYCTCHRPYPDPEDNVEDEMIQCVVCEDWYHTRHLGTDDVPNTTKDFAEMICEGCVQRVGFLRNYVGKIEDGNQTQLNDTVQVDVTGIDESNVADTSTVTVSNDESKAEGQTADADCEPSDAKRVKLDICTKPPYDEGESGAYKKGATFWNEGWRNFLCRCTDCTTTYKTLKVEFLLDEKDTVQWYEEHGRQKQKQDDKNTDDQAMEAFNKMGRVQQVEFLTGINHMQVRLKEFLDTFVTNHQVVTEKDVHEFFAKLKKERSETVGAPSHFCR; this is translated from the exons ATGGAGCCTAATAACTCGGAAACCGCCGGAACGTCCAACCCGGATCGCTCGTGGGTTACGTTGGGCGAGATACTGAAGGAACAAGAGGAACTGGAAGCGGAAAGCGATGCCGTTTTGGGTGGATCCGATGAAAAGAATTGCACGTATTCTCGG GGCTACATTGGACGCCAGGCCTTGTACGCGTGCATGACTTGCATGCCGGAATCTCGAGTGAACGAGGAGAAGCGGGCGGGAGTTTGCCTAGCGTGTTCTTACCAATGCCATGAGGGACACGACCTGATAGAGCTGTACACCAAAAGGAACTTCCGCTGCGACTGTGGAGGAAAACGCATGCCGGATGTCCGTTGCAAGCTGGACCCGCTCAAGATAGAAGCAAACACCCTCAATCTGTACAATCAAAATTTCAGTGGAACCTACTGTACTTGCCATCGGCCTTATCCAGATCCGGAAGATAATGTGGAAGATGAGATGATCCAATGTGTGGTCTGCGAAGATTGGTACCATACCAGGCATCTGGGAACCGATGACGTTCCGAACACGACGAAGGATTTCGCGGAGATGATCTGCGAAGGATGTGTGCAGAGGGTTGGCTTTCTGCGGAACTATGTCGGTAAGATAGAGGACGGAAATCAGACGCAACTGAATGACACAGTGCAGGTTGATGTGACCGGCATAGATGAGTCTAATGTGGCCGATACAAGTACAGTTACGGTTTCAAACGATGAAAGCAAGGCGGAGGGTCAAACTGCGGACGCGGATTGTGAACCCAGTGACGCAAAGCGTGTTAAGTTAGACATCTGCACCAAACCTCCATATGATGAAGGTGAATCCGGTGCGTATAAAAAGGGGGCAACTTTCTGGAACGAAGGATGGAGGAACTTCCTTTGCCGTTGCACGGATTGTACGACCACGTACAAAACACTGAAAGTGGAGTTTCTCCTGGACGAAAAGGACACCGTACAGTGGTACGAAGAGCACGGGCGCCAAAAGCAGAAGCAAGACGATAAGAATACCGATGATCAAGCGATGGAAGCCTTCAACAAAATGGGACGTGTTCAGCAAGTGGAATTCCTCACGGGAATCAATCATATGCAGGTCcgattgaaggaatttctggacacgTTTGTCACCAACCATCAGGTCGTGACGGAGAAGGATGTTCACGAATTTTTCGCCAAGTTGAAGAAGGAAAGATCGGAAACCGTTGGGGCTCCTTCGCATTTTTGCCGTTGA
- the LOC5569523 gene encoding radial spoke head protein 9 homolog: protein MNLDNLFDHVPYMAYAFRTLSTEERIKLEHSLRILQRAQRLNSVYFFGKLEGIDGHYTLAFGCQGWDLFKNRKLFYTQNLYDWFLLLEPKQWSEDWEYIRHPFQGDPAFKLEVDLGPGYTLDEDQVPIEGDRSKFWVKEQDRLWYVMTRILHEAALVPRGVLYHSTEGECIVNPFFGGIDLNESTNIVNYHHFRKPINGARENLLKRANCSYFLDVFDSADDVTPEQKSFVVTRDRERDVFVLKSLHWPGMSSFHRVNSNVYGFFYFGDGRKNWDMLFMV from the coding sequence ATgaatcttgataatctgtttgaTCACGTACCGTATATGGCGTATGCATTCCGAACTTTGTCCACAGAAGAACGGATCAAACTGGAACACTCGCTACGTATACTGCAACGAGCTCAACGGCTCAATTCTGTCTATTTCTTCGGCAAACTCGAAGGCATCGATGGCCACTACACTTTGGCGTTCGGTTGCCAAGGCTGGGACCTGTTCAAGAATCGGAAGCTGTTCTACACGCAGAACTTGTACGATTGGTTTTTGCTGTTGGAACCTAAGCAGTGGTCAGAGGATTGGGAGTACATAAGGCATCCCTTCCAAGGGGATCCGGCGTTCAAGCTGGAGGTCGATTTGGGTCCGGGATATACGCTGGATGAGGATCAAGTGCCGATTGAAGGCGATCGAAGCAAATTTTGGGTGAAAGAACAGGATCGCCTTTGGTATGTGATGACGAGAATACTCCATGAAGCGGCTCTTGTGCCACGTGGCGTTCTATACCACAGTACAGAGGGAGAATGTATCGTGAATCCGTTTTTCGGTGGAATAGACCTTAATGAAAGCACGAACATAGTCAACTACCATCACTTCCGGAAACCGATCAATGGTGCGAGGGAGAATCTGTTGAAACGAGCGAATTGCAGCTATTTCCTGGACGTGTTCGACTCGGCTGATGACGTGACCCCGGAGCAGAAGAGTTTCGTTGTAACACGTGACCGCGAGAGGGATGTCTTTGTGCTGAAATCGCTGCACTGGCCGGGGATGAGCAGTTTCCATAGGGTGAATTCGAACGTGTATGGGTTTTTCTACTTCGGGGACGGTAGGAAAAATTGGGATATGCTATTCATGGTTTAA